One Fundidesulfovibrio magnetotacticus genomic window, AGCACGGGAACCTCTTGCGCGCGCATCCGCGCGAGCCGTCCATAGCCCCCCATGAGCTCCCGCAGCCGACCGGCCAGTTCCCCGATCTCGCCATGCCGGAACACGGCGCAGCGTGCGCAGTCCAGTCCGCAGGGCGCGAGCAGGAGCGCGCGCGGCGTAGGGCGGTCGTTCATGGTTCTTCCCTCCTTGCCCGCCCCGCTCCACAGCCGGGAGCTTCACCGCCAGGGCCGGGACGCGTCCCGCGCGGCGGATCGGGCGTTGCCCCGACGTCTGCCCGGCCTACGGGGCCTTCTGGCCAGGGGGCGGGGTTTGCGCTGGGGCCGGAGCCGTGAGGCGCATGCACTCCTGGTCCGTCACCAGGATCTGCACGCGGCGGTTCTTGGCCTTGCCCGCCTCGGTGTGGTTGTCGGCCACGGGGTCGTACTCGGAGCGACCGGCCGCGAAGAAGCGCGTGGACGCGATGCCGCCCTTGCCCGAGAGGTAGCGGACCACGGAACAGGCCCGGCCCGTGGAAAGCTCCCAGTTGGAGGGGTAGATGTCGGTCTGGATGGGCACGGAGTCCGTGTGGCCCACGATGGTGAAGGGGCGGTTCTCGATGCGCGCCAGGGCGCGGGCGGTCTTGGCCAGCACCTCCTCGCCCTCCTTGGTGATCACGGCGCTGCCCGAGGGGAAGAGCACCTGCTCGAGGAAACGGATCTCCAGGCGCGTGCCCTCGCGCTCGATGCAGATCTCCTGCGAGCGCACCTGGGGCTCCAGGGTGCGCACAAGCTCGTCGTAGGCGTGGTCCATCTGGCGGGCGCTCTCCAGGGCCGAGGCCGCCTGCGCGGGGTCCGGCGCGGGGGCGTCGGGCTGGCGGGGCGCGCCCAGCACGTCCAGGGCCCACTGCCGGGCGGCCTCCTGGGCGGGGCGCACGTCGAAAAGCTCGGTGGCGATGAACAACGTGGCC contains:
- a CDS encoding OmpA/MotB family protein, whose amino-acid sequence is MPTRSRKIAFTLMALIPVLATLFIATELFDVRPAQEAARQWALDVLGAPRQPDAPAPDPAQAASALESARQMDHAYDELVRTLEPQVRSQEICIEREGTRLEIRFLEQVLFPSGSAVITKEGEEVLAKTARALARIENRPFTIVGHTDSVPIQTDIYPSNWELSTGRACSVVRYLSGKGGIASTRFFAAGRSEYDPVADNHTEAGKAKNRRVQILVTDQECMRLTAPAPAQTPPPGQKAP